TATATGGCTGCATGGGACCTTGCACGATTAGCTGAATCTTTAATGCCAATTCTACACGAAGATGAAGAAGCAGCGCTAAAGATTGCACAAGATGAAATTTCGAAGTTTAGCGTGCAGTACGAAAACAATTGGTTCCTCGGAATGAAGAAGAAATTAGGACTATTTAGCAATGAAGAGCAAGATCAATCACTTATTGAGAAACTTTTAAAAGCAATGGAAAAATATAAAGCAGATTATACAAATACATTCCGTGCATTAACTGACACTACATTAGAAAATGCACCTTTATTTGAAAGTCCTGAATTTAAAGAATGGTACGAGCTATGGCAATCTCGGTTAGAAAGACAAAAAGAATCACAAGATGATGCCTACAAGTTGATGAAAAATAACAACCCAGTAATCATCCCTCGAAACCACAGAGTAGAAGAAGCACTAGAAGCAGCTGTTAAAGATGGAGACTATAGCGTAATGGAGAAACTTCTTCAAGCTTTAGCAAATCCTTATGAATATTCTCAAGAACAAGCGGATTACTGCACGCCTCCTGTGCCGTCTAATCGCCCTTATCGTACTTTTTGTGGGACATGATTGTTTAATACTTTTTTAAAAGGTGTGTTCATACAAATTGTGTGAACACACCTTTTTTATACACTTCCCTTTCAAAAAGATGCACTGAAGCACCCTTTAGCTACCCTTACTGTATTCCACTCCCTGCTTCCTTAAACTAAATATCAAAACTATCTTTATTCCAATTTATTTAATAGTAAATCTACTAAACAAATATTGAGAAATATAAAACTCCATTTCTAAATATTGTTATTTTTGATAATATATTTTATAAGAATATTCAAAAAGTGAGGGGATTTTATGAACGTTCAACTACAAGGTAATGAACAAGTTACAAAACTATTTAATGATTGGTATTTAGCTATATTACAACATCAAACTGTCCATGCAACAAAACTAAAAAAAGAGATTGAGGATAGAATATCTGGTTCAGAAGAAGATACAAACCTGCAATTATATTATTCACTTTTTAACTTTAGATATACTGTTTTAATAGATGGTTTAAATATCAATAAAGATGCTTTTAATAAAATTGATTCTTTCCCAATACCAGAAAATAATTTTCTTTCCTATTATTATAATTTCTTCAAAGCTATTCATAACACGATTATTGCAGACTATAATGAAGCTAAAAAACACTTTGAGAAAGCTGAAAAACTTATAAAATATGTACCTGAAGAATTAGAGCTTGCTGAGTTTAATTATCGCATCTCTTCTTTTTATTACCAAATATACAAACCACTTACAGCTATTAACCACATACAACAAGCAAAAAAACTATTCTCTAAACATACCGGGTATGAAATTAACTTAGCTGCGTGCGACAATGTTTTTGGACTATCTTGTCTAGATTTAAGACAATTTGAACAAGCTGAAGAAAGCTTCAATTCCGCTATCGATTTCTTGAAAAAGAGAGGAGAAAAATCATTACTTTTACGTACTAGAAATAATATTGGCTTGCTATACGCAAATCAAAATCTTTCCTCTTTAGCAATTCGCCATCTATCCGAAGTTACTGAGAGCATGCCAAACCATTTTAAAGCCCTTTATCTCCAAGCAGATGAATATGTAAAATTAAGTGACATAAAATCTGCATCGCAACTAATTGAAAAAGGTTTATCTGTTTGTAACGAATTAGAAATTAAAGAATATCAATATCGTTTTAAAATCTTAGAAGAGCTTAGTAAAGAATCAAATTTAATTAAACTAGAAAAAGTAATTTTAGAAGGGATTTCTTATTTTGAAAAAGAAGAATTATGGGAGTGTATTGAAGAGTACACTGAACGAATAGCAAATAAATTTTATGCAGAAGAGAATCATGCCAAAGCAAGTAAATATTATAATTTAAGTAATCAGGCACGCAAAAAATCATTAGCTAAAGGGGCGCTAAAATAATGAAAAAGATTGGTTTAACACTATCGTCGGTAGCATTAACACTAATTTTGAGTTTTGGATTCAGCCATAATCTAAAAGATGCTGCATTAAACAAAGGTGATACTTGGTCTCCAGCATACGAGTTAACCATCAAATAATTATAAAAAAGTCGTGCTAATTTTTGAAGTGACCCCCGAAAGTTAGACAGGTCGTTTCATTAGGCAGCTTCTAGGGTATGAGCCCGGTATTGTACCGGGCTCATACCCTTTAATTTTGCCTTAATTCTTTTATGATTATAGTATTCTATATACTTTGCTAATTCTTGTTTGAAATGTGTTATACTTTCAAATTCTTTTCGATACAGAAATTCTGATTTCATGATACCAAAGAAATTTTCAATAACGGCATTGTCATAACAGTTTCCTTTGCGAGACATACTTTGAGTAATGCCACAGTTCTTAAGAGAATGACGGTATTGTTTCATTTGATAGTGCCAACCTTGATCAGAATGAATGAGGAGTTTATCCTGATCTGTTATACGTTCAAAAGCTTGATCTAACATCGTTGAAACAAGGGAATAGGTCGGTCTTGAACCAATTGTATAGGTAATAATTTCACTATTAAACAAATCCAACATTGGTGATAAGTATAACTTCTCCCCAAATAACTTAAACTCCGTAATATCTGTAACCCACTTTTCATTTGGTTTTACAGCTTGGAAGTTGCGATTTAAAATATTTGGCGCAATTTTCCCAACTGTCCCTTTGTAAGAGCGATATTTTTTCATACGAACAAGACATTTTAACCCTAATTCTTTCATAAGGCGATACACTTTTTTATGATTTACTTTGTGTCCACGATTCATAAGTTCATCACGAATACGACGATACCCATAACACCCATCGTGTTCATTATAAATAGCTTGAATCAGTTCTTTTACTTCTGCATTTGGATCAGGACGATTGAACTGTTTCATCCAGTAATAGTACGTACTACGTGGAATGTTTGCGAGTTGAAGTAACTCCTTGACAGGAAATTCATGCCTTAACTCATAGATTACTTGCGCTTTGTCTTGTTTGGTGATTTTTCCTTGTTTTGAACTAAGGCATTCAACTTTTTTAAATATGCATTTTCCATCCGTAAACGCTCATTTTCGGCTTGTAGTGCTTCTATTGAACCTTCTACTACTGGTTTTATTTTTTTATCTTTCATGGTTGGACGCCCCTTTTTCTTTGATTGTAGGGCATCCAATCCTCCTGTTTCATAGGCTATTTTCCATTTCCGAAGTGTTTCATAAGACGGAATATTGAAAAGCGCCGCTGTTTCTCTGATAGATGTCCCGTGTTCATTCATATAATAAAGTACATCTAGTTTATACTGAGCTGAGTATAATGTATAGCACTTGTCAAAGGCCCTTTCACCTGAAGATTCATATCGTCTAATCCACTCACGAATTAAAACAGGAGTAACTCCTATAGATTTAGCAATTGTTTTTCCACTCTCTGAACCATCTAAATATCGTTTCACCGCTTGGATTTTTTCTTTTGAAGAAAATTTAGCCATAAAAAATGCACCTCCAATTGTTAGACCGTGTCTAACAATTGGGGTGCACTTCATTTTAGCACGACTTTTTTATAATTATTTGATTTACCGAGCACACTCTATATGTAATCGTTAACCCTCATTATTATACAACTGCTCCTTCATCCATCTCGCAATCCCCCTGCTCCCCTCACTACCAACTTTCTCAAGTTCTTCTACAACTAATTTTCTTCTTTCCATAGAATGATTTTGACTTAACTTCGCTTTTCCTTCTATTTTATTTATCTTTATTTTAAACCCAACTATTCCCCTACTTAATCCTTCCATATAATTCGGATCTACATCATTCAGTGAGTAGGCGCTTTTTGGATTTTCATATTTATGTACTAAATCTTGAAGTGAATCTATTAATTCCTGTTCATCTTCAACGATTTCTAACTCTCCATATACATGCAACGCAACATAGTTCCATGTTGGTACTGCTTTATTTGTTTCATACCATGACGGAGAGATGTAACTATGTGGCCCTTGAAAAACAGCTAACACTTGTTGATTTTCACTATCTTTCCATTGCTCATTTGGACGTGCAAAATGCCCGGATAAAGTAAGTGTTTCCCTATTTAACAATAACGGTAAATGCGTTGCGTACGGTGCTCCGTTATGTTGAGAAAATAAAGTTGCAAAGCTATTTTGTTCAATAATTTCGTACTTCTTCTCTTCATCTTGTATAGTGAAATGTTTTGGTATGTACATAAGCTCCCTCTTTTCTTATCTTCTTATTTCCCATTATATTTACGAGATTTATTATTTGGCAGGGACAGATTGTAATTGTTTTATAAGGTCAGTTCATATAGTAAAACCTCTTCTTCAAAAATAATAGGTGGCATTATATGATTTCTGCCACCTTAGTCTATTTTCTTATTGATACAAACTCCCTTATTCAACTATCCTTCATAGCTTTTTCTAATACATATTCAATGAATTCCGTTTTACCTAAGCTATAACTTGAGCGATTTTCCGCCGTTTCTACTAACTCTTTCTTTAACTTCCCATATTCAATAACAACGTTTGGATTTCCACGAAGATAATCACGAAACGCCACATGTCTTCTTAACTCGTCACTATTCTTATCACATACATATAAATGATGTTCCATCCAAATTGAATTCTTCCCATCCCTTGGAACATATTGATCCTTTCTTCCAAAAGCCTCTCTCCCTTTAGAACTCCACTCTTCCTGATGAAAATATCCTATCTTTTCAAATCTCTTTATTACTTTAGGAAAAACATCATAATCTTCTATTACAACATCGACATCTAATATCGGTTTAGAAGCAAGACCTTTAACAGATGTACTCCCAACATGCTCTATAGAAAAAATAAGTTCTCCCATTACGTTATTAATCAACGTCTGTAATTTACAAAATTCACTTTCCCATTGTGTATTATATTTCTCAACAGTAATAAATTGTTTCAATTGACCCATCCTTCTCAAATCACTTTTATAACCTCTGAATATGAGTATCCTTAAAATCAGTCTCATACTTCAATCCATACCCAAGCATTCGATCCATCCCAATATGTGCTGTCCATATTAAACCAACCATTAAAATCGTATCCATTTTTAAATAGACCCCTATTAAAACAAGTAATATTGATATGATATATGTGTGAAATAGATTATAAATTTGTGCACCGACACGTTTGTTAATAGCGTACGCCACCATCGCTAAATCAGGCGCAAAAAGTAATACGATAAATAATAACCAACTAAATCCACATAATGCATATATATAAACCGCAGCTAATAAGACGACCAATCCTTCAAAGTGTATAATTCGTTTCTCCAAACTCCATCATTCCTTATCTTTTAACTTAAAAATTTTATTCGGATTTAAAATATTTTGCGGATCAAGAGCTTTCTTTATTTTTTCCATTACTAAAAGCGCAGCCCCATGTTCTTCTTCTTGATACTTCTGCTTCCCTATTCCAACGCCGTGCTCTCCTGTGCACGTTCCGCCACGCTTAAGAGCATACAGTACAATACTTTCGTTTATTTCGTCCCCTTTTTTCACTTCATCTTTATCGTTTGGATTAATCATTAAGAGCACATGGAAATTCCCGTCTCCTACATGGCCAAGAATACCACCAACAAGACCAACTTTATCTAATGTCTCTTTCGCATGCTGTATTGCACCAGCTAATTCTGAAATTGGTACACAAACATCCGTACTCATTAGCTTTTTACCAGGATAACTATGAACGTAAGAATATGCTAAGTTATGTCTTGCATCCCATAATTTATTTCTTGCCGCAGTTTCAGTTTCAAAAGCGACTTCTTTACATTTATGATCAAAAACAATTTCCTTCGTAAACTCGATATCTTGCGTTAGCCCTGCTTCATTTCCGTGAAACTCTAAAAACAGTGTTGGTTCTTCTCTGTAATTTGTTTCATTATAATGATTTACTTGTTTCATAGATAGTTCATCAACGAGCTCTATTCTCGCAATTGGAATACCAGCTTGCAGTATATTAATAACAGCTTCTACTGCATCATTTATAGTTGGAAACGATGCTCTCGCAGCCATAACATGTTCTGGTATGCCGTATACTTTTACTGTTAGCTCTGTAAAGCATCCAAGCGTACCTTCTGATCCTACGAAAATACCATTTAAATGATAACCTGATGATGACTTCGCCGCTAAATTGCCAGTATGTATCACTTGTCCATCAGCAAGTACCACTTCTAAATCACGAACTTGATCACGCATTACGCCATACTTAACCGCTGTCGTTCCGCTTGCATTCGTAGCAGCCATCCCTCCTAACGTTGCATCTGCGCCTGGATCTACACTAAAAAATAGACCATACTTTTTCAATTCTTTATTGAGCTGAGAACGAGTCACTCCTGGTTGTACTTTCACAAGAAAATCTTTCTCTCTTATTTCAAGTATTTTGTTCATTAATGAAAAATCAACCGTAATCCCCTTTTCATACGGAATTATATGGCCCTCTAAACTGGAGCCTACTCCAAATGGAACGACAGCCTTTCCATGCAGACTCGCTACTTTCATAATCTCGCTAACTTCTTCAGCCGTTTTTGGATACACAACTACATCCGGCAAACTACTAGTATGGTAAGATTCATCTTTACTATGTAACTCTCTTACTGTCTTATTAACCACTACTTGATCTTCAGGAAGTATATCCTTTAATTCATTTACTAAACGTTCAATTGTTATTTCCATTACGTACTCTCCTTTTATATTATTTACGCCGCATTAATTATACCATTTTTATACAAAATAATCAGAATAGTAAGATTAATGTAATTCTATATATAAAAAAGAACTTGCAGTATTCCCTACAAGTTCTTTTTTATAAAACTACATTTTAGACGATTTCTTCAACAAAATCATAAACCAAACTAAAGTAAATGCCATCATAGAATGAGAGAACCCTACAATATAAGTTAACCCTTTAAAGTCCGCTCCATTTAGTTGAAGAAGTCCTCTCGCTGCCAACGAACCTAACATTAAAGTTAATGCGATATTATGTAAAATAAACCAGTTATTAAATCCTTTCACTTCATGAAAAGCGAATACTTTTGCTAATCCTAAAGCAATTAAAAAGAAGAAAAAGCCAAGTACTAACGTATGCGTATGCAACAGATTTAATAGTGTAGAGCCTAAAATCCCTTTATATTTCCCATACTCCCTAGCAAATATTCCTGACAATAAACCGATAATTAAATACGTAAACGATGCATTATATAATTTCTTCATTATGTACCTCCTTAAGTAGAATGTGTAGTGTGTCATATTTAGTAATAATGATAGTTATATAGTAAAAACTCCTAGTTTCCTAGGAGTCATTGTATATGCATCTCACTCTTTCCAGTTAATCCTAATTATAAAATATTCTTCTATGCAAAACAATCGAACTTTATGTGAACAAGTAACTCTCAATAAAAATAACTTGCACTTTTATTTTGCACAATCCATACTAATTGTTATAACTTTTAAAGGGGGTGCGATAGATTGATAGTTCTTGAAACTGAACGACTCACTCTTCGCTGGTTTGATATAAAGGACGCTCCATTTATTCTCGAATTAGTAAACGATCCTGCATGGATTCAGTTTATCGGTGATAAAGGGGTTAAAAACTTAGAAGATGCAAAAAATTACATCTTAAATGGACCCGTCGATATGTATAATAAAACGGGCTTTGGTCTTTACTTAGTGGAACGAAAAGAAGATCTTACTCCACTTGGTATGTGTGGTCTTATTAAAAGAGATTCATTAGAAGACGTTGATATCGGCTTCGCCTTTTTAGAAAAATTCCGTTCAAAAGGATATGGCTATGAATCAGCTGCTGCGGTAATCGAATACGGTGTACAAAAACTAGGAATGAAACGAATTGTAGCAATTACTTCTATAGATAACACTGTTTCAGGAAAGCTTTTAGAAAAAGTAGGATTACGATTCGAGAAAATAATTTCAGACTCAGAAGAAGATCTAAAATTATTTGGGTATAACGCATAATAAAAAAGTGTCGCCATTCATGGCGACCCTTTTACTATTTCACTTCTACCGTATAATTCCCTGTTCCCCCGCCGTACTGATATACATGTAAATAATACTTCCCTGGATGCGTATAGTAACTACCTACTAACTTATTTCCTTGTTGCTGAGCATACGTAACATAATTATTTA
This Bacillus mycoides DNA region includes the following protein-coding sequences:
- a CDS encoding GNAT family N-acetyltransferase, giving the protein MIVLETERLTLRWFDIKDAPFILELVNDPAWIQFIGDKGVKNLEDAKNYILNGPVDMYNKTGFGLYLVERKEDLTPLGMCGLIKRDSLEDVDIGFAFLEKFRSKGYGYESAAAVIEYGVQKLGMKRIVAITSIDNTVSGKLLEKVGLRFEKIISDSEEDLKLFGYNA
- a CDS encoding GrpB family protein gives rise to the protein MKQFITVEKYNTQWESEFCKLQTLINNVMGELIFSIEHVGSTSVKGLASKPILDVDVVIEDYDVFPKVIKRFEKIGYFHQEEWSSKGREAFGRKDQYVPRDGKNSIWMEHHLYVCDKNSDELRRHVAFRDYLRGNPNVVIEYGKLKKELVETAENRSSYSLGKTEFIEYVLEKAMKDS
- a CDS encoding Phr family secreted Rap phosphatase inhibitor, with translation MKKIGLTLSSVALTLILSFGFSHNLKDAALNKGDTWSPAYELTIK
- a CDS encoding FAD-binding oxidoreductase, yielding MEITIERLVNELKDILPEDQVVVNKTVRELHSKDESYHTSSLPDVVVYPKTAEEVSEIMKVASLHGKAVVPFGVGSSLEGHIIPYEKGITVDFSLMNKILEIREKDFLVKVQPGVTRSQLNKELKKYGLFFSVDPGADATLGGMAATNASGTTAVKYGVMRDQVRDLEVVLADGQVIHTGNLAAKSSSGYHLNGIFVGSEGTLGCFTELTVKVYGIPEHVMAARASFPTINDAVEAVINILQAGIPIARIELVDELSMKQVNHYNETNYREEPTLFLEFHGNEAGLTQDIEFTKEIVFDHKCKEVAFETETAARNKLWDARHNLAYSYVHSYPGKKLMSTDVCVPISELAGAIQHAKETLDKVGLVGGILGHVGDGNFHVLLMINPNDKDEVKKGDEINESIVLYALKRGGTCTGEHGVGIGKQKYQEEEHGAALLVMEKIKKALDPQNILNPNKIFKLKDKE
- a CDS encoding FMN-binding negative transcriptional regulator, translated to MYIPKHFTIQDEEKKYEIIEQNSFATLFSQHNGAPYATHLPLLLNRETLTLSGHFARPNEQWKDSENQQVLAVFQGPHSYISPSWYETNKAVPTWNYVALHVYGELEIVEDEQELIDSLQDLVHKYENPKSAYSLNDVDPNYMEGLSRGIVGFKIKINKIEGKAKLSQNHSMERRKLVVEELEKVGSEGSRGIARWMKEQLYNNEG
- a CDS encoding DUF2871 family protein, whose amino-acid sequence is MKKLYNASFTYLIIGLLSGIFAREYGKYKGILGSTLLNLLHTHTLVLGFFFFLIALGLAKVFAFHEVKGFNNWFILHNIALTLMLGSLAARGLLQLNGADFKGLTYIVGFSHSMMAFTLVWFMILLKKSSKM
- a CDS encoding IS3 family transposase (programmed frameshift): MAKFSSKEKIQAVKRYLDGSESGKTIAKSIGVTPVLIREWIRRYESSGERAFDKCYTLYSAQYKLDVLYYMNEHGTSIRETAALFNIPSYETLRKWKIAYETGGLDALQSKKKGRPTMKDKKIKPVVEGSIEALQAENERLRMENAYFKKVECLSSKQGKITKQDKAQVIYELRHEFPVKELLQLANIPRSTYYYWMKQFNRPDPNAEVKELIQAIYNEHDGCYGYRRIRDELMNRGHKVNHKKVYRLMKELGLKCLVRMKKYRSYKGTVGKIAPNILNRNFQAVKPNEKWVTDITEFKLFGEKLYLSPMLDLFNSEIITYTIGSRPTYSLVSTMLDQAFERITDQDKLLIHSDQGWHYQMKQYRHSLKNCGITQSMSRKGNCYDNAVIENFFGIMKSEFLYRKEFESITHFKQELAKYIEYYNHKRIKAKLKGMSPVQYRAHTLEAA
- a CDS encoding DUF4260 domain-containing protein, yielding MEKRIIHFEGLVVLLAAVYIYALCGFSWLLFIVLLFAPDLAMVAYAINKRVGAQIYNLFHTYIISILLVLIGVYLKMDTILMVGLIWTAHIGMDRMLGYGLKYETDFKDTHIQRL